One genomic region from Cucumis melo cultivar AY chromosome 9, USDA_Cmelo_AY_1.0, whole genome shotgun sequence encodes:
- the LOC103503367 gene encoding transcription termination factor MTERF4, chloroplastic, with protein MIRGHAGVVKPNVSFMLFEMSTLECHNFKFTATPTFLTSCIHEKRRCLTTQLQYSHGDRRTVFKSLHSTISSKPYSSKVGRKGGSSGSSLYSRPSLVEMKNVRLENRSKVYEFLRGIGVVPDELDGLELPVTVDVMKERVDFLLKLGLTIEDINNYPLVLGCSVKKNMIPVLDYLGKLGVRKSTFTEFLKRYPQVLHSSVVVDLAPVVKYLQGMDIKPNDIPRVLERYPEVLGFKLEGTMSTSVAYLVGIGVARREIGGILTKYPEILGMRVARVIKPFVEYLEGLGIPRLAVARLIEKRPHILGFGLEKKVKPNIQLLLEFKVREAYLPSIVAQYAEIIGMDLEANLQTQRNLLKSLIELDNDNFGTIIEKMPQIVSLSRSAVINHVDFLKTCGFSLLQVKNMVIGCPQLLALNIDIMKHSFEFFQMEMGRPLEDLATFPAFFTYGLESTIKPRHRKVVQKGISCSLSWLLNCADEKFVERMSYDTIDMEEMETTPTFDMNSLVQPRNDESDSEYEEDSEEET; from the coding sequence ATGATCAGAGGCCATGCCGGTGTTGTAAAACCTAATGTTTCCTTCATGTTATTTGAGATGTCTACTCTTGAATGTCACAACTTCAAATTTACTGCCACACCAACATTTCTAACGTCTTGTATCCATGAGAAAAGGAGGTGTTTGACTACACAGCTACAATATTCTCATGGTGATAGGAGAACAGTCTTCAAATCTCTGCATTCAACTATTTCATCAAAGCCTTACAGCTCTAAAGTGGGTAGAAAAGGAGGTAGTAGTGGTTCATCATTATATAGTCGCCCTAGTTTAGTCGAGATGAAGAATGTGAGGCTTGAAAACCGTTCAAAGGTTTATGAGTTCTTGCGTGGAATTGGTGTTGTTCCTGATGAACTTGATGGACTGGAGCTTCCTGTAACAGTCGATGTTATGAAGGAACGTGTTGATTTTCTTCTCAAATTGGGACTTACAATCGAAGATATAAATAACTACCCTCTCGTCCTTGGCTGCAGTGTTAAGAAAAATATGATACCGGTACTTGATTACCTTGGTAAATTAGGCGTTAGGAAATCTACTTTCACTGAGTTCTTAAAAAGGTATCCGCAAGTACTCCATTCCAGTGTTGTTGTCGACCTTGCTCCAGTTGTCAAGTATCTTCAAGGCATGGATATTAAGCCAAACGATATCCCTCGTGTTCTCGAGAGATATCCAGAAGTATTGGGGTTTAAGCTCGAGGGAACCATGAGTACTTCGGTGGCGTATTTGGTAGGCATTGGAGTTGCAAGAAGGGAAATTGGAGGGATTTTAACCAAATACCCAGAGATTTTGGGAATGCGGGTTGCTCGAGTAATCAAGCCTTTTGTCGAGTATCTTGAAGGTTTGGGTATTCCAAGGTTAGCAGTGGCTAGGTTAATAGAGAAGCGACCACACATTCTGGGGTTTGGATTGGAAAAAAAAGTCAAGCCCAATATTCAATTGCTTTTAGAGTTCAAAGTAAGAGAAGCGTACCTTCCTTCTATAGTAGCACAATATGCTGAGATAATAGGAATGGACCTAGAAGCTAATCTTCAAACTCAGAGAAATTTGCTAAAATCATTAATTGAATTGGACAACGATAACTTCGGCACCATCATCGAAAAGATGCCACAAATCGTTAGCCTCAGCCGTTCAGCTGTGATAAACCATGTAGATTTCTTAAAAACTTGTGGTTTTTCTTTGCTTCAAGTAAAGAACATGGTTATAGGATGTCCCCAATTGCTTGCTTTGAATATTGACATAATGAAACACAGCTTTGAGTTCTTCCAAATGGAAATGGGAAGGCCTTTAGAAGACTTGGCCACTTTTCCTGCATTCTTTACTTATGGTTTAGAATCCACAATAAAGCCCAGACATAGGAAAGTTGTACAGAAGGGAATTAGTTGTTCACTTTCATGGCTTCTCAATTGTGCTGATGAAAAGTTTGTGGAAAGGATGAGTTATGATACTATAGATATGGAGGAGATGGAAACTACGCCAACATTCGATATGAATTCTCTTGTACAACCTCGAAATGACGAATCGGATTCTGAGTATGAAGAGGATAGTGAGGAGGAGACTTGA